A genomic stretch from Synechococcales cyanobacterium T60_A2020_003 includes:
- a CDS encoding PIN/TRAM domain-containing protein — MLDAIIVLSFILAGVGIGFYSVDLLPDDALRQVSNLEGLSVVIAGFGGLIGFAIGLVAQAGYRRIQRQIREMPVDILLGRSVGLVLGLLIANLMLAPLFLLPIPDDFAFIKPLTAVLASLIFAFSGINLADTHGRTLLRLINPHSVESMLIAEGTLRPATTKILDTSCIIDGRIEDLLDTGFIEGQVLVPQFVLLELQRVADASNDQKRIRGRRGLDILNRIQATHPERIVIHPADYDDIATVDAKLVRLAQEINGTLLTNDFNLNKVASLQKVTVLNVNDLAQAVRPNYAPGDSIDIKILKPGKEPTQGIGYLNDGTMVVVEEASDYVGDELAVVVTGSLQTSAGRMIFAKPEASVIA, encoded by the coding sequence ATGCTTGATGCCATCATAGTTTTGTCCTTCATTCTAGCAGGGGTAGGGATAGGCTTTTACAGCGTTGATCTGCTTCCAGATGATGCCCTTCGCCAAGTCAGCAACTTGGAAGGGTTGAGTGTTGTGATTGCTGGTTTTGGCGGATTAATCGGGTTTGCTATTGGCTTGGTGGCCCAAGCAGGCTATCGCAGAATTCAGCGACAAATTCGGGAGATGCCTGTTGATATCCTCTTGGGGCGATCGGTGGGCTTGGTCTTGGGGCTTTTGATCGCAAACTTAATGCTGGCTCCCCTGTTTTTGCTCCCCATTCCCGACGATTTTGCCTTTATCAAACCTCTAACGGCTGTTCTCGCGAGTTTGATCTTTGCTTTCTCCGGCATCAACTTAGCTGACACCCACGGACGGACGCTCCTGCGGTTGATTAATCCCCACAGCGTCGAGTCTATGCTGATTGCGGAGGGAACGCTCCGTCCGGCAACGACGAAAATTCTCGATACAAGCTGCATCATTGATGGACGGATTGAGGATCTGCTGGATACGGGCTTTATTGAGGGTCAGGTTTTGGTTCCCCAGTTTGTGCTGCTCGAACTTCAGCGGGTGGCCGATGCCTCCAATGATCAAAAGCGGATTCGGGGGCGGCGCGGGTTAGATATCCTCAATCGGATTCAGGCGACCCATCCAGAACGGATTGTGATTCACCCGGCGGATTACGACGATATCGCGACGGTGGATGCCAAATTGGTGCGGCTAGCGCAGGAAATTAACGGTACGCTGCTGACCAATGATTTCAACCTCAACAAAGTTGCCAGTCTTCAGAAAGTGACGGTCTTAAACGTTAACGATCTCGCTCAGGCGGTCAGGCCAAACTATGCACCGGGAGATAGCATCGATATTAAGATTCTCAAACCTGGCAAGGAACCCACCCAGGGAATCGGCTACCTCAATGACGGCACGATGGTGGTGGTCGAAGAGGCGAGTGATTACGTTGGAGATGAGCTTGCAGTGGTGGTTACAGGGTCGTTGCAGACCTCGGCAGGGCGCATGATTTTCGCGAAACCGGAAGCGTCTGTGATCGCCTAG
- a CDS encoding coproporphyrinogen III oxidase: MISLSSTFKGNSPNERTYPPSPTAAYLHIPFCRRRCYYCDFPIVVVGDRPPLARQGQPSYGVIDQYLPVLQQEIRATPSLGTPLKTVFFGGGTPSLLTAEQLKALMDTLDHQFGLEPDAECSIEIDPDTIKPQQLAGYIDAGINRISLGVQAFQPKLLAACGRTHSPDDIDVAVGLIRQMGVTNLSLDLISGLPNQTMDQWIESLERAIALEPTHISVYDLIVEPMTAFARWYEPGQSPLPSDELTAEMYRTTSNLLAQAGFEHYEISNYAKPGYPCQHNRVYWENRPYYGFGLGAASFIHGHRFTRPRKRQAYEEWVQGLTETRVIQQVQTMGDRLLDTLMLGLRLAEGIDLTVIAADFGDAILNRLLSVVAPFQEQGWVAVDAPKEGKEAQAQHLRLTDPEGFLFSNVVLSTLFEAFMDEDSVLRA, translated from the coding sequence ATGATTTCGTTATCGAGCACCTTTAAAGGCAATTCTCCAAACGAGCGCACCTATCCGCCCTCACCCACGGCAGCCTATCTCCACATTCCCTTTTGCCGCCGTCGCTGCTACTACTGCGATTTTCCGATTGTGGTCGTGGGCGATCGCCCGCCCCTAGCGCGTCAAGGTCAGCCATCCTACGGTGTGATTGACCAGTATCTTCCCGTACTTCAGCAGGAAATTCGAGCCACGCCCTCCCTCGGCACACCGCTGAAAACCGTTTTCTTTGGGGGTGGTACACCTTCGTTACTGACGGCTGAACAACTCAAGGCATTAATGGACACTCTGGATCACCAGTTTGGTCTAGAACCAGATGCGGAATGCTCCATCGAAATTGACCCAGATACGATCAAACCGCAGCAACTAGCGGGATACATTGATGCAGGTATTAACCGAATTAGCCTGGGTGTACAAGCCTTTCAGCCGAAACTCCTCGCCGCCTGCGGACGCACCCACAGCCCCGACGATATTGACGTGGCCGTAGGGCTAATTCGGCAGATGGGTGTGACCAATCTCAGCTTGGATCTGATTTCCGGCTTGCCCAATCAAACGATGGATCAGTGGATTGAGAGTTTAGAACGGGCGATCGCCCTAGAACCGACCCATATTTCAGTCTATGACCTAATCGTGGAACCCATGACCGCCTTTGCCCGCTGGTACGAACCAGGACAGTCGCCTCTTCCATCGGACGAACTGACCGCCGAGATGTACCGCACCACCTCAAATCTTCTGGCGCAGGCAGGCTTTGAGCATTACGAAATTTCCAACTATGCCAAACCGGGCTACCCGTGCCAGCACAATCGCGTGTATTGGGAAAACCGCCCCTATTACGGATTCGGCCTGGGAGCCGCCAGCTTTATCCACGGGCACCGGTTCACCCGTCCCCGCAAGCGACAAGCGTATGAGGAATGGGTGCAAGGTTTGACTGAAACGCGTGTCATACAACAGGTTCAGACCATGGGCGATCGCCTGTTGGATACGCTCATGCTGGGACTACGACTGGCAGAAGGGATAGATCTAACCGTAATCGCAGCAGACTTTGGCGACGCAATCCTGAATCGCCTGCTATCCGTAGTCGCTCCGTTTCAAGAGCAGGGATGGGTCGCGGTGGATGCCCCAAAGGAGGGAAAAGAAGCCCAGGCGCAACATCTCCGACTCACTGATCCAGAGGGTTTTCTCTTCTCGAACGTTGTCCTAAGCACCCTGTTCGAGGCGTTTATGGATGAGGATTCGGTTTTGCGTGCCTAG
- a CDS encoding pyridoxamine 5'-phosphate oxidase family protein, which translates to MSALAPWRSPLARALHRNRSLVYARYVQLATVQPSGRPANRTVVFRGFLEPGNQLKFITDRRSYKFGQIQGNPWAEVCWYFPKSREQFRLRGALNFVSADHRDRALQRARQQQWVALSDSARLQFAWPHPGNPRSSQEAFSPPTPDPVQPLDTFCLLLLDPEEVDHLELKGDPQNRTLYTRMDEQWQTQPVNP; encoded by the coding sequence ATGTCTGCTCTTGCCCCTTGGCGATCGCCCCTTGCCCGTGCGCTGCATCGCAACCGTTCCCTGGTCTATGCTCGCTATGTGCAGTTAGCAACGGTTCAACCCAGCGGTCGCCCTGCCAATCGCACGGTCGTTTTTCGCGGGTTTTTAGAACCTGGAAATCAGCTTAAGTTTATTACCGATCGCCGCAGTTATAAGTTTGGGCAGATCCAAGGGAACCCCTGGGCAGAAGTGTGCTGGTATTTTCCGAAAAGCCGCGAACAGTTTCGCCTGCGTGGGGCTTTAAACTTCGTGTCGGCGGATCACCGCGATAGGGCGTTACAACGGGCGCGTCAGCAGCAGTGGGTGGCCTTATCGGACAGTGCCCGTCTTCAGTTTGCGTGGCCGCATCCCGGCAATCCCCGCAGTTCTCAGGAGGCGTTCTCGCCCCCCACCCCCGATCCTGTCCAACCCCTCGATACCTTTTGTCTGTTGCTGCTTGACCCGGAAGAGGTGGATCATTTGGAACTCAAAGGAGATCCGCAAAACCGCACGTTGTACACGCGCATGGATGAACAGTGGCAGACTCAACCTGTGAATCCCTAA
- a CDS encoding alpha/beta hydrolase has translation MTFSLPLRCASGLLLMALSAIGAAAPALAADTIVLTYGVLEASISVDELTTFAETGEQSSRLKRYVRMSGQEPGEIRRTLTREVEIDGVTLDAALNNPIGEAALDQVGDVIHMRSGSANRQALRSALVLSASDDDKLSLLEVMQNYPTSEVMVDGKRLASAYERIADLSDRAQDLMDLLNIDLLNLLGQTTHSLWGR, from the coding sequence ATGACCTTTTCTCTTCCCCTTCGGTGTGCTAGCGGTTTATTGCTGATGGCGTTGAGCGCTATTGGAGCCGCCGCCCCTGCATTGGCTGCCGATACGATTGTCTTGACCTACGGTGTACTGGAGGCATCCATTTCGGTTGACGAGCTAACCACCTTTGCCGAAACGGGGGAGCAGTCCAGTCGGCTTAAGCGCTACGTGCGGATGTCGGGACAAGAACCGGGAGAGATTCGCCGGACGCTGACCCGCGAAGTCGAAATTGATGGGGTCACGCTGGATGCCGCCCTCAATAATCCGATCGGCGAAGCTGCCCTCGATCAGGTTGGGGACGTGATTCACATGCGCTCAGGCTCGGCCAATCGACAAGCGCTGCGTTCCGCGTTGGTACTCTCTGCGAGTGATGACGATAAACTCAGTCTGTTGGAAGTGATGCAGAACTATCCCACCTCGGAGGTGATGGTAGACGGGAAACGGTTGGCCTCCGCCTACGAACGTATTGCCGATTTGAGCGATCGCGCCCAGGATCTGATGGATCTGCTCAACATCGACTTACTGAACCTTTTGGGGCAGACAACACACTCGCTCTGGGGACGTTAA